In Tiliqua scincoides isolate rTilSci1 chromosome 1, rTilSci1.hap2, whole genome shotgun sequence, the following are encoded in one genomic region:
- the HEBP2 gene encoding heme-binding protein 2: MLKTIKQALFSSGLEMPKWTALPSQAPDYEIRQYEPAKWVCTYVKTQDWDAALNTGFTKLLNYIKGKNEKGIKIDMTAPVTCFVQPGAGPFCESTTTVAFYLPAQHQANPPKPSEAEVFIETRPGITVFVRSFGGFAKARKNQEEILALAESLKRDGKSFQEKVYYSAGYDSPFKLLNRHNEVWLIKKS, encoded by the exons ATGCTGAAGACCATCAAGCAAGCGCTTTTCTCCTCCGGCCTGGAGATGCCCAAGTGGACAGCACTGCCAAGCCAG GCTCCTGACTATGAAATTCGACAGTATGAACCAGCCAAATGGGTTTGTACCTATGTTAAAACGCAGGACTGGGATGCAGCTCTCAATACTGGCTTTACGAAACTCCTCAATTATATTAAGGGCAAGAATGAAAAAG GAATAAAGATAGATATGACAGCTCCAGTGACATGTTTTGTGCAGCCAGGGGCTGGCCCGTTCTGCGAGTCCACTACAACAGTTGCTTTTTATTTGCCAGCTCAACATCAGGCAAATCCACCTAaaccctcagaggcagaggtcTTCATTGAAACCAGGCCAGGAATTACTGTGTTTGTCAG ATCCTTTGGAGGCTTTGCCAAGGCCAGAAAGAACCAAGAGGAAATACTGGCACTTGCCGAAAGCTTGAAACGGGATGGAAAATCTTTTCAAGAAAAGGTCTATTATAGTGCTGGCTATGATAGTCCGTTTAAACTGCTGAACAGACATAATGAAGTATGGCTTATCAAGAAAAGTTAG